A genomic stretch from Hemicordylus capensis ecotype Gifberg chromosome 1, rHemCap1.1.pri, whole genome shotgun sequence includes:
- the LOC128334855 gene encoding cysteine-rich venom protein piscivorin-like translates to MFKMTWSEEASKNAKKSAAKCRGGNSPKNELHVDEKTFGENIFQANYPSSWTDVIEAWSSTAVGFMYGIGATDSSKNISPYTQIIWHSTHEIGCAVAYCPQNGLPFFYVCQYQPRGNIENEMAKPYKEGSPCEDCPDHCEDKLCDNPCKYKDTSSCKVLLALMKDCKNKLVDQECRATCRCT, encoded by the exons ATGTTTAAAATG ACATGGAGTGAGGAAGCTAGTAAGAATGCGAAAAAATCGGCTGCAAAATGTAGAGGAGGAAACAGTCCCAAAAATGAACTACATGTGGATG AAAAAACCTTTGGTGAAAATATCTTCCAAGCAAATTATCCCAGCTCTTGGACAGATGTAATTGAAGCATGGTCTAGTACTGCAGTTGGTTTCATGTATGGTATTGGGGCAACTGACTCATCAAAAAACATTTCTCCTTATACTCAG ATTATTTGGCACAGTACACATGAGATTGGATGTGCAGTCGCCTACTGCCCACAGAATGGCTTACCTTTCTTCTATGTCTGCCAGTACCAACCAAG GGGGAACATAGAAAATGAAATGGCAAAACCTTACAAAGAAGGCTCACCATGTGAAGACTGCCCTGACCACTGTGAGGATAAACTCTGCG ataACCCATGCAAGTATAAGGATACCAGTAGCTGCAAAGTACTACTAGCACTGATGAAGGACTGTAAAAATAAATTGGTAGACCAAGAATGCCGAGCCACCTGTAGATGTACATAA